The Fundulus heteroclitus isolate FHET01 unplaced genomic scaffold, MU-UCD_Fhet_4.1 scaffold_326, whole genome shotgun sequence genomic interval AAACACCTGAGTGGATCTGTCTGTGTCACCCTGCGGGGGAACTCACCTGGATGTGGTTAATGGGGACCTTCTTCTCCTGCAGCTGCGCCAGCATGGCCTTCTCCTCGGaggggagcagcagcagcagagcctcCCCGCCCTCCTTGTAGCGGGCCGTGCGGCCCACCCGGTGGATGTAGGTGTCCGCGTCCTCCGGACAGTCGAACTGCAGAACCCAATTGACGGCGGGGAAATCCAGGCCCCTGGCAGCGACGTCTGTGGCGAACAGCACGGCGCTCTGCTTCTTCACGAAGCTGTTGTAGACCTCCACCCGCTTCATCTGCTGCTGCTTGCCGTGCAGGGCCAGGATGGGAATGCCGGGTCTCAGGCGGCAGAAGGCTCGGAACAGGTACTGCACTTCCTTGCAGCAGGCGAAGAACACAATGATCTTCTTCTTCACGTGGCTCCTGATGAACGAGTAGAGCATGTTGACCTTGTGGTGCAGCTCACACACCACGTAGCTCTGGTCCAAGGTGGCCGGTGTGCTAAACCGGGCTTTCTCGTGGACCCACACGTACTCCGGGTCCTTCAGACTGAGGCGAGCCAGGTCCTTCACGCTCTTGGTCTGCGTGGCGGAAAAGAGCAGGGTCTGTCGGGACATGGGCAGGTTCTCCACTATGGCGTTGAGCGTGTCGGCAAAGCCCATGTCCAGGATGCGGTCCGCCTCGTCCAGGACTAGCATGTGCAGGCCGCTGGCGTGGAAGGTGGCCGTCTCGTCCATGTGCTGCAGCAGCCGGCCCGGGGTGCAGATCACGATGTTGGTGCGGCAGATCCGCACCGACTCGCTCTTCAGGTCCTTGCCACCGATGACGAGTCCCGCGGAGAACTCGTGGTTTTTGCCCACTTTGCGGAGAACCTCGAAGGTTTGGTAGGCAAGTTCTCTGGTTGGGGATATGATAAGGGCGCCGAGGCCATCCATGGAGCTCCACTGCTGGCGGTACAGACACTCCAGCACCGGAATGATGAAGGCTAAGGTCTTCCCGGAACCGGTCTTCGCCGCAGCGAGGACGTCTTTGCCCCGCAGAGCGAAGCCGATGGTCTGCCTCTGGATCTCCGTGGGCTGGCGGTACTGAGCCTCCTGCAGACCCAACAGGGTCTTCTTCGAGATCGGGAAGTCCGAAAACTTGACAATATCCGCGATGTTGATGTCGCCATACTTGCTCACTAGATGCTCGATGTACTCCCTTTCCAGCTGCCACTCGGGCTTCTTCTTCTGCGCCCTGTTGTGCTTCACCCGCACTCTGCCCTTCGCGTACTTCTTCTTCCACTTCTCGAAGCATTTCACCGGGTCATCGCTCCCTTTTCCTGGGGCTTTCTTTGCTTCCTGTCTGCTGGAACTCACGCGTTTTTCCTCCATGGTTTAAGGTGTGAGCACGATGTCGCTCTGCCGCCGGACTCCACGCACTCATGGACCTGGGTTAACGTCGCGCCTGCGTGACGTAGTTATCTGGCGAGCTGTAATCATGCGGAGGCGATgtcaccatagacataatataagagtagaccccgcattgactgtcgctgcgcaggaattacggccgccatcttggggcggtcgacttgctaccctaacctgctgattcaagctgaacacactaatgatgcctcagcactgtgcggctcatttttgtttaaatcgagggactatttacgtcagggctcgaggaataacttttcacaagtaagatgaacAGATATCGTTTATATCtttgattagaatgtgatttttctaaaattaggcagcagggacgtgcagaggggggggcggagggggcttgagcacctgccccttttcCCCTTGGTGTCCAAAGTgcccttttttcatttttttcattttttttattttatttatttatttatttatttatttatttattttttttatgtgtgcgtgtttgttggtgtgtgtgtgcatggtgcatgtccaaaagaataataatttagatctaccgtggctggttacatgatccacataacataccctcactctgccctacttttcctctcgcagctcccagCTTCGCTGCCTCACGCTGGCCAGTCTGTCctgcccactgagctatataatacactggagtgctaatcaccgtctatttgaacgagtcgctttgaagccaccagccgccatattggtactccctatttcccccagtaactagggaatatgtgcgctacagcatcgaataacgaggattttctcatgttcagggggagcttaaaacttttaaaatttcaaatgccatatacttttatgttatgttctaaaaatatcaagtactgagaaagtcatgtgctgaaatattttgcattttattcatttaaataatatgtttaacatttataaatatataaataacaatgtacaaaaacatatatttacatatgtgtatacatatatatatatacatatatacatatacacatacttatatatacatatatatatatatatatatatatatatatatatatatatatatatatatatatatatatatatatatatatatatatatatatatatatatatttaatatgaataacatgtaaaatatttcagcacctaatttcctagtagttaatagtgttagtacatccactgactgtagaattacctgtgaaatattttcactcagccagaaaactgcttgttgttgcaaccaaatcctgtgggattctgtgagagtagggagtagcaagatggcggccagtgacttcagtttttcggcaaaatcagcactccagtgtattatatagctcagtggtcctgcccctttaaatctgcagcacacttgactgtgctctgtgctgtttaactccactgtcattggttatactgctttaaatcccgccttccctctttctgattggctgttttctagtctgTCCGTGTGCGTgctcatagacataatataagagtagacgcgtcactgggcgggttctgcctatgctgcgatgcgtcagagcgtccgccatcttaaatgtggcaaatctgcagttactcagtcacttaaacagtatcagagggactttaatctctgaatatactttgtattcgtagtatttttttgtaatattacaagtttattttcgtatccctttagcttcattctcgtgaaattattctcctaaagaataaaaataattaaaattatctaacctggccctattactccaggagtgaaataattctgcaaactgtgattattctggaaatgttcccccttaattctcataatatgacgtttttatcataacattatcacttttgtgataatgttatgataaaaactttattgacctaggactttttttctcatattattaattttacctctttaatactcccccaacaagtctgttcctaaaggttcacatgtgacacggttttatgaaataatgaagaccacaatgtttagatttaacaaattgatccttatattcataacacatacacacaaatataaatatatatatatatatatatatatatatatatatatatatatatatatatatatatatatatatataatgtgtgtgtgtatttattgcagcacaggaatgaggcatcttctctgatccacgttcacaataacagaactcaacttttttctgccacatacaatatggcggtgacgttgacgtgcaaacctgcgccctatgacgcgtctacgtatatatgtctgtgtgcgtgcttgcttggagcggagatttcagttttgagtcatacaggaatactgtggttaccacaattaatactaggctacggaactagtcccagttaagaaactaattatctgcagtaaaataggtgaaagctgctgagtgcagttctgtaaagaagcaggcgagagagttttgatttatggaacttgagaaatgtaagtaaccaacgttagcatctcaaaatagcatctaattctgaagtataatgcatttatcagcagaaacctaatctgttttataaaactaaatattttgtgccaggctggagttctgaagccggctggaaagatggaaaagcaaagactgtagactattaaaaattctgattcttagccacagctgcctgaaaaagaaaaggtgagggtttcccttttaccaatatttcgttgctattattgtttaatgtttttgttgaccctctgatgcagttcaggtataaatagcaggtgatatttcttttatatgatatacagcacaacaacactatatgctgcctaaacaactgctatattttgtttagacttttacttatttataatagcgtaattaggatttcacaaaatgatagtgctatttatttcactatttctacttctagaattagaattacgacaaatacaaccgaggaacactatttacattgcttttattgtacaaagatttccacactgtctattagcaaattagtgcaaaccaggggcggagctagacattcttatcatcagggacttaatccataaaatattacttcattacgagggtaatttggtacaccaaaaaagtaaaaagtatttaatctgttgatatggtcgtaaaattaatttaatataggccttaacatatcttaaagttttatctgctgttctttattagtcttactagtatataccaatagtatgTGGTTCTCATTTgagtgatgaaatggacaaccactcatgaaacaattcagttttggtgtcaccaatcttactcaaagttcagtattgggtcctccatgctccttatgtattaagatttactgcacatttaaacattgacaactcactattgttagggaaataatttaattgtctgagaagatgtaggtaaggagaagctgttatctactctTCAGATaaatgatgtaagaaatgtgtttggaatgttgcagatggtaaaaattgataggtctctgttgctggtaagttcaattgcaaactttttcaaagtgggaaaaaagtctcaattcaacgttcatcagatcgggcgctgctttataatttataataataatagaactttattgatctcacaatggagaaattcacttctgcatctttacccatcccctcggggagcagtgggctgccactgtgcggcgccaggggagcaatcggggttaagtgtcttgctcagggacccagaatggtagtctgtgggagttgaactcagaacctctgggacccaagatcaatgctctaaccactaggccaccagattaacaaaaagcatctagtgtgtgtcgtgcttataaaatttgtataaatgtagtaagaaatactgcttttctctttagacagaagaaacgcgccctgacgctcaagtcaagcataaagaaataggagcatgcatactgcgtaggaccaatgatgtcagagcaatgaagtgtccctagggttaaagttcaaatcaaagttcaaatcaaacctacgcccttgattccatgttacattctttatagtatgggttggtacatttcagccggatgtatagcaaggtatgtttctgtatcgtgttttaaatccgtgccccatgtgccctcttttaactttgagcacctgcccctccaacggtctctgcacgtccctgttaggcagagagatacaggtcgAACACGTCAAGTCTTGTGACTGGTGTCTCCAAACCGCATCTGCTCTGCTCCGTGAAGGCTCAAGATTTGTTAGACCTTATGAATAAACAGCATGTATTGTATACGTAtagtgtatatgtatatgtatatatatatatatatatatatatatattattatatatctatatatctatctcttcTCTCTTCTATCTATCTCTGCGAGGCGCGCCGCGCGCGCGGCGCGCGCGCGAGCGCGAGCGCGAGCGCGAGCGAGCGCGAGCGCGCGCGAGCGTGACGCGCCGGCGCGGCTCGCCCCGCTCCCTCTGTCGCCTCTCTGAGCGAGATCCGAGAGGATAGAGAGAgatcatttgcaaaaacagataactccgTTTTTTATACTGGTGATACCAGTCAAACTAACCTACCTGATGAATTTGATCAGGTAAGAGagacataacaaaataatggcATCTCAAAAATACACCTTCATtaaaaggacccccccccccccacacacacacacacacacttacattttagtttatttggctaaaaacggagttatctgtttttgcaaatgaactcttcatacagtgaaccctcgctatatcgCGGTTCctctttcacggtctcgctgtttcacggatttgcattgatgagccgttcattacagttctcaaacATAATTAATCAATGGTGGCATGTCGGTTTATTCCAAaaatgagaatcttcaccagcatgtcggtttataagattatttttgcccagaagaataacaactaccgataactatggtttttctccctaaaacacacacctgcaccgcgggctttagaagaaaagaaacgctacagagcggagttgggatgcagcggctcagtgagaagagcagtgaaatacatgtGACTcgctatttgtcctactgtactttgtatttttttcataatcatttttaattttctcccgttctaatacaatgactcgggtcgcggtggagCGGTGCTGATCACCACAATTTGAAGCATTCAATTCGTATTGATGATCAAATTAgtattttacagcacagtagttatttgtaaaaaaaaaacaaaaaaaaaactgtttatacagtacttttatttgttaaacaaatataCTTCATGGACTTCGCCTACCACAGGTTCTTTTTggaacgtatatatatatatatgtatatatatatatccatccattttccgaaccgctttatccctcatggggtcgcaggggttgctggtgcctatctccagcgttcactgggcgagaggcggggtacaccctggacaggtcgccagtctgtcgcagggcaacacagagacaaacaggacaaacaaccattcacacacacctaaggacaatttagagaagccaattaacctaacagtcatgtttttggtctgtgggaggaagccggagtacccgagGAGAACCCCCcaacgcatgcacagggagaacatgcaaactccatgcagaaagacccaggggtgtacgtCGAGACCCAGGGACCttctgctgcaaggcaacagcgctaccccactgcgccactgtgcagccctatgttatatatatatatgtatatatatatatgtatagatatatatatgtgtgtggtgtagatattatatatatatatatatatatatatatatgtctagatagatatctatatatatcttagtatatatatctattagtatatatataatctatatatataatggTATATATCTATCTGTatatgtgtgttgtgtgtgtatatatatatatatatatatatatatatatatatatatatatatatatatgtatatatgtatatatatatatatatatatatgtatatatgtatgtatatatatacatataaatatctatatagatagcatctcatatatatgtgtatatatatatgtatatatatatatatatgtgtatatatatatatacatataaatatctatctatatagatagcatctcatatatatgtgtatgagtggctgtgttttgcagcatacataaattctgtcagaatattcaattacttttaaccacactaagaacatttaactgcactgaaccatttgttataacagctatagctttaaagttttcagaaaaaaaacaatgtgaaaattagttcaataatcaGCAAGTATAGTTGActtaaattgattctgcacctggttaacacattatactgagcggagttgtcgaccgccccaagatggcgcccctaaatctcgtccgcgcctataggcgagagcggtcgatgcggggtctactctttatatatgtctatgggtgacccaggccgtttctcaatatgcgttcttgagcgttctcgtgtgctcgtgtgctcgtgacacgtcatcagcctcagcccgagcactgttccaatgctgagaacgccaaatcgagaacgcgccgaattccccggatgttgttctcgcccgccctctttatcgagcatgcatcagagcagagttgtgcgttcttcagactgaccgcttgcccagaatgcaccgcggccgcagcttgatttgagacagcgcaaacagagctcacagcggtaagttaaaaaattcccttttctgctgctgttgttgttcaaaagtacgttttaagatcgtttgaggcgagaatattatacttttaagcttctctatgtggcctgtttacagagttggtgcgtaattaaaaaaagtagtgtgcatattaccgctggttatgatttatttatttgttttgtgtttatctgactgacgtgtgttgctttattaactcaatacttgctggaataaattgtaaatgtctgccTAGggcgacagcagcatataaaataaataaataaatacattctataaatgtttttcctttctaagtgagtttcttctgagtcaggacacgaaatattgagaggagaaagagggaaagaaaataatagtaataatagtatatgaaaaaacagacatttattttatacaaatgttttatctttggaaaagaatgaaggtgtagTATATTCatcaaattattaacagttattaacatggtttaaaacaaagaaataactcattaagatcttatacaaacagacaatgcttataaacttacaattaaaaatagttggaatggaaattatttaacgattattttatgtattttcacaggtggtgaaaaaatgaaatgaagcagcatgtgaacatgactccaactgatctacgttaggtcaggtgtagtcatgttcacttaaacatgcagccagctggagcagcattCTGTCTTCAGCCactggatggtcatcctcctctgggtcaacctcctcgtcctcctctgggtcaacctccttatcctcctctgggtcaacctcctcatcctcctctgagtccacctcctcatcctccacatcTAGCTGGTCcgctgcctctatactaatattgtggaggatgcagcaggcggcgatttcttttggggcaaacgtcagacGGACTTCCaacgcccttaagaagatggaacgccaccgtgtcttcagaccaccaaagacacgctcaatgatgttaatcagccttggcgtggtgtctgttgtagcgtgcctccacttgacctgtaccaaatataaaattaacttgtaatttaggtaatatgctgatatgtcttaatcttctatccaattaatataatctatcaattgtgtgtcattgctggctctatttaaggacaagaaggtaagagatcttactggcaagctgtttccctataggatgcaccacaggccagccagcagagggtcacctctatctcctgtggccatccatggacgttctggatgggcagcagctgaaggaggaggacgatggtggacctgtttagcctgaaggctggtttcaggtccccttcattaaaaaatatttggaggattggcacagaagtgtttatcctcacatattctgtttctgtttcttcctgtaaataaaaaatgccaaatgttaccataattgtttttttttttcaattctcaccttttcacaccatcaaactataactgcttaacatgcagaaattatagttctcaagaaagaaaaggtaaaatgtatagtaaatgtaacaaatggcttcccttctctggtatttttaccatttcactgaaaaatgagctgaactaactgcacataatttatagattaatcactgtaaaggtggacagacataaaaatgtttttttttccccctttcttaatgatcaatgctgtgaaggtcaggaggtgcaataaagtagcttaaccctactgttaatgttaaaactgggtcttcattttttattaatataggaaaaatagtcacaatttcaacctgatctcgtttttaataccatcctcaatgtcttttttaagataaaaggaaataggctgtcaatcttaaaatgcctagttggcaatagatgggtgagcaaagcctgccttctgagcctcctctgccgcatcaatcttctccttgctcggatttgcctcctcagctgcatcacctcctcttcagcctgctggtaaagctgaccaacgaccgaagcaacagcaatattgctcgtatcgctcattttgcttctacaaagtgttgatttttaaagaagattcaatcgcctctgcaactacaacaattacaactccaacaaagaaattcacgctattgctggttttatacccacagttctgtaattattttagatattttttatactttttagaaattaatttaaataaaaaacgttttcaataagatatgatggtgtagtgtataaatagttttgaacgttaaaggaatgctcaagcgctgtgggtgtgatgacgtcacgagtatacttctgttccaatgcacaatacgtgctgcgtgctcgcgttctcgtcaagtccgatcttcctgtgttcttaccgagaacagacttgacgagaacgcgagtacggactcgcgttctcgtgaattgagaaacggcccaccccgcatcgaccgctcttgcctataggcgctgacgagatttaggggcgccatcttggggcggtcgacaactccgctcagtctaatgtgttaaccaggtgcagaatcaattttaatcaactataacacGTTTAATGTttaactaattttcacatttgttttgcctaaaactttaaaattatagctattataacaaatggtccagtgcgtttaaataatcttagtgaaggttaaaagtaaagttttttattactatacaggactgtctcagaaattagaatattgtgataaagttctttattttctgtaatgcaattaaaaaacatgaaatgccatacattctggattcattacaaatcatctgaaatatcgcaagccttttattgttttaatatcgctgattatggcgtacagctgaagaaaactcaaaaaatcctatctcaaaatattagaatatttcctcagaccaagtaaaaaaaatatataacagcaaaacaaaatcaaacatttgaaaatgtccattaatgcactcagtacttggttgggaatctttttgcacagattactgcatcaatgcggcgtggcatggaggcaatcagcctgtggcattgctgaggtgttatggatgcccaggatgcttcaataggatgccctttagctcatttgcattgttgggtctggtgtctttcagcttcttcttcacaataccccacaaattctctatggggttcaggtcaggggaattggcaggccaatcaaggacagtaatgccatggtcagtacaccagttactgtgagaatcttatgtcgtctcttaaccactaccatgcTGTACTTGTGAtgtagtttactgaaccaagctgagtgtttttcaaggctcaggaaaccctgcagtgtttcgagttaattagacgattcaagtgattagttgaatagcctactagtatactttttcatgatattctaatattttgagattggatatttgggtttcttaagctgtaagcc includes:
- the ddx10 gene encoding probable ATP-dependent RNA helicase DDX10, producing the protein MEEKRVSSSRQEAKKAPGKGSDDPVKCFEKWKKKYAKGRVRVKHNRAQKKKPEWQLEREYIEHLVSKYGDINIADIVKFSDFPISKKTLLGLQEAQYRQPTEIQRQTIGFALRGKDVLAAAKTGSGKTLAFIIPVLECLYRQQWSSMDGLGALIISPTRELAYQTFEVLRKVGKNHEFSAGLVIGGKDLKSESVRICRTNIVICTPGRLLQHMDETATFHASGLHMLVLDEADRILDMGFADTLNAIVENLPMSRQTLLFSATQTKSVKDLARLSLKDPEYVWVHEKARFSTPATLDQSYVVCELHHKVNMLYSFIRSHVKKKIIVFFACCKEVQYLFRAFCRLRPGIPILALHGKQQQMKRVEVYNSFVKKQSAVLFATDVAARGLDFPAVNWVLQFDCPEDADTYIHRVGRTARYKEGGEALLLLLPSEEKAMLAQLQEKKVPINHIQVNPDKVQCVQRKLEAFLAQELEQKERAQRCFVSYLRSIYLMKNKEVFDVYKLQIKEYALSLGLAVAPRVRFLSTAQKQRAEEEQSDGEEELQSFKAQMRQKVPLECDPEGNVESSAAHLGDNSEDEDDLRDLELLTVKRKDVFDESGDSECAEDATQDPKNNTGTETKYKEAKKLLKRNFQINTKVAFTEEGEAVQLWPPAQQTVAGGGEDEEEDVLGIDMEKARERLRREDQEFDKPQYRRKVQAKHREKRLKAKEAKREASRQRRRSEEEEVVAYLASPSEGDFDYSALPDPDQLYSSEEEEEGFSKRQHRSDEEEEELPAVKRKKGVQLDVENTGLDTGLSLAEDEELVLHLLGGRR